One Phycisphaerales bacterium genomic window carries:
- a CDS encoding SDR family NAD(P)-dependent oxidoreductase: MLRFPSELIASVRPAYEHRRVVVTGGAGFIGSHLVDALVSLGAHVRVIDDLSNSTASYVADLVELEPDRVAFVHGSILDRTAMTDAFSLQHRAGKQSDRGPVVFHLAAVGSVPLSIEQPGRAWDVNATGTLRVLEALRAAGGGRVVHSSSSSIYGDRGASSGEPCQEDMPPCPLSPYAASKLAGEHLLATWSRCYGLESIALRYFNVFGPRQRADSAYAAVIPAFASRMLAGKPPIIYGDGQQTRDFTFVANVVLANLLAGATGTLPDNAVANVGLGRATSLNRLAEQMAEIVSQESGLEGDLRPHHKPTRQGEVRHSLASIERARGLLGYEPFASLREGLAETIHWHKAQSEAGASSGGH, encoded by the coding sequence GTGCTGCGTTTTCCCTCCGAGCTTATCGCCAGCGTGCGCCCCGCCTACGAGCACCGCCGAGTGGTGGTGACCGGTGGCGCCGGATTCATCGGCAGCCACCTGGTCGACGCCCTGGTCTCACTGGGCGCACACGTCCGGGTCATCGACGACCTTTCCAACTCCACGGCCAGCTACGTCGCCGATCTGGTCGAACTCGAGCCCGATCGGGTCGCGTTCGTGCATGGCTCGATCCTCGACCGCACGGCCATGACGGACGCCTTCAGCCTCCAGCACAGGGCCGGCAAGCAGTCCGACCGCGGTCCGGTGGTCTTTCACCTTGCGGCCGTTGGCTCGGTGCCCCTGTCCATCGAGCAACCGGGCCGAGCCTGGGACGTCAACGCCACCGGCACGCTCCGCGTCCTCGAGGCGCTGCGGGCCGCTGGTGGCGGTCGCGTGGTGCATTCCAGCTCCAGCTCGATCTACGGCGATCGCGGCGCGAGTTCGGGCGAGCCCTGCCAGGAAGACATGCCTCCCTGCCCGCTCTCGCCATACGCTGCCAGCAAGCTGGCGGGCGAGCACCTGCTGGCCACCTGGAGCCGCTGCTACGGCTTGGAGAGCATCGCGCTGCGGTACTTCAACGTCTTTGGCCCCCGGCAACGGGCCGATTCGGCCTATGCCGCGGTCATTCCCGCCTTCGCCTCGCGCATGCTCGCGGGCAAGCCGCCGATCATCTACGGCGACGGCCAGCAGACCCGGGACTTCACGTTCGTCGCCAACGTGGTGCTGGCCAACCTGCTGGCGGGGGCGACCGGGACGTTGCCCGATAACGCCGTTGCCAACGTCGGCCTGGGCCGAGCCACCAGCCTGAACCGCCTTGCCGAGCAGATGGCCGAGATCGTGAGCCAGGAGTCCGGCCTCGAAGGCGACCTGAGGCCGCACCACAAGCCGACGCGGCAGGGCGAGGTGCGCCACTCGCTGGCAAGCATCGAGCGTGCCCGCGGGCTGCTGGGCTACGAGCCCTTCGCCAGCCTGCGCGAGGGCCTGGCCGAGACCATCCACTGGCACAAGGCCCAGAGCGAGGCGGGCGCCTCCAGCGGCGGTCACTAG
- a CDS encoding uracil-DNA glycosylase, which produces MTMDPATVRRVVAQDARAWGQLGVAWGVKSPPGAVSAAVEVVAPEPARPRSEPPPQSHVRSKPMEDQPMPKPSTQAEAKPARRGSKSSGRPSGSPREVAEQLLAEILEDYTQAAPHAATGTPHSTIVFGEGDPCARIMFVGEAPGADEDRLGRPFVGRAGQKLDQMITAMGLRREDVYIANVLKVRPPNNATPTIEEAQASAPFLMRQIEAIKPEAIVALGLPSARLLTGQVLSMRELRGRWWPMSTPAGGSFDVLPTYHPAYLLRNYTPETRRKVWEDLKQVLERLDLPVPTR; this is translated from the coding sequence ATGACGATGGATCCGGCAACCGTCCGACGCGTCGTGGCCCAGGATGCCCGTGCGTGGGGCCAGCTCGGCGTCGCGTGGGGCGTCAAGAGCCCTCCCGGGGCCGTCAGCGCCGCCGTGGAGGTCGTGGCTCCCGAGCCCGCCCGGCCGCGCAGCGAGCCCCCGCCTCAATCGCACGTCCGCTCGAAGCCCATGGAAGACCAGCCCATGCCAAAGCCCAGCACCCAGGCAGAGGCCAAGCCCGCCCGTCGAGGCTCCAAGTCGAGCGGCCGCCCGTCTGGCAGCCCGCGTGAAGTCGCTGAGCAACTGCTCGCCGAGATCCTGGAGGACTACACCCAGGCGGCCCCGCACGCGGCGACCGGGACGCCCCACTCCACCATCGTGTTCGGTGAGGGGGATCCGTGCGCGAGGATCATGTTCGTGGGCGAAGCGCCCGGGGCCGACGAAGACCGCCTGGGCCGGCCGTTCGTGGGCCGCGCGGGCCAGAAGCTCGATCAGATGATCACGGCGATGGGGCTGCGCCGCGAGGACGTGTACATCGCCAACGTGCTGAAGGTGCGGCCGCCCAACAACGCGACGCCCACGATCGAAGAGGCCCAGGCCAGCGCACCGTTCCTGATGCGCCAGATCGAGGCCATCAAGCCGGAGGCCATCGTGGCCCTGGGTCTGCCGTCGGCCCGGCTGCTGACCGGCCAGGTGCTCTCGATGCGGGAGCTTCGCGGTCGGTGGTGGCCCATGTCCACGCCGGCGGGGGGGAGCTTCGACGTTCTGCCCACGTACCACCCGGCCTACCTGCTGCGTAACTACACGCCAGAAACCCGCCGGAAGGTGTGGGAAGATCTCAAGCAGGTGCTCGAACGGCTCGATCTACCCGTACCAACGCGGTGA
- the amrB gene encoding AmmeMemoRadiSam system protein B: protein MSDPAAPTPPAFDPNLPHQAKPKLRQIKGFPSQVQGKPALGVADARQISRKVVFTSPAAQHILPLMDGSRTIDEIVDQVGQGLERRSVEMLVAQLDDAALLHGPKFDEVWNEFTQTFDSTDVLPPSNSADYAEALVKKKHEGEELSEEQLSKEAPDALREHLDQLIDEALKDDDNPSFDALPPGVIVPAIDYARGGLVFAKAYGRMRVVDRPDRVIILGPNHYGRSSGVAGCDKGFQSPLGECPLDTELADKLRNSLGDKLFEHRYDHEREHSVELQMPWIQHVFGTDDAGKYPKVFAALVHDAAANNGESYDGNGVAIQPFVEAVRNALGELGGTTLVVTTFDLSHVGPMFGDQVQLLGDSQESQQARNRVVQHDRDMLDLLAQGKPEEMVASMAWQQNPTRWSSTGPIVAGMGITAPSKARVLHYQGAIDQNGHMLVSMIAGVIESAGE from the coding sequence ATGAGCGATCCCGCAGCGCCGACTCCGCCCGCATTCGATCCCAACCTGCCTCACCAGGCCAAGCCCAAGCTTCGGCAGATTAAGGGCTTTCCCTCTCAGGTGCAAGGCAAGCCGGCCCTTGGCGTGGCCGATGCCCGCCAGATCAGCCGCAAGGTGGTGTTCACCTCGCCCGCGGCCCAGCACATCCTGCCCCTGATGGACGGCTCGCGCACGATCGACGAGATCGTCGACCAGGTGGGCCAGGGGCTCGAGCGGCGCAGCGTGGAGATGCTGGTGGCCCAACTCGACGACGCCGCCCTGCTGCACGGCCCGAAGTTCGACGAAGTCTGGAACGAATTCACGCAGACCTTCGACAGCACGGACGTGCTGCCGCCCTCGAACTCGGCCGATTATGCCGAGGCGCTGGTCAAGAAGAAGCACGAGGGCGAGGAACTCAGCGAGGAGCAGCTCAGCAAGGAAGCCCCCGACGCCCTTCGCGAGCACCTGGATCAGCTCATCGATGAGGCCCTGAAGGACGACGACAACCCCAGCTTCGATGCCCTGCCCCCCGGCGTGATCGTGCCGGCGATCGACTACGCCCGCGGCGGGCTGGTCTTCGCCAAGGCCTACGGCCGCATGCGGGTGGTCGATCGGCCCGACCGCGTGATCATCCTGGGGCCCAACCACTATGGCCGTTCATCGGGCGTTGCTGGCTGCGACAAGGGCTTCCAGAGCCCGCTGGGCGAGTGCCCGCTGGACACGGAGCTGGCCGACAAGCTGCGTAACTCGTTGGGTGACAAGCTCTTCGAGCATCGATACGACCACGAACGCGAGCACAGCGTCGAGCTCCAGATGCCCTGGATCCAGCACGTCTTCGGTACGGACGATGCGGGGAAGTACCCAAAGGTCTTTGCCGCTTTGGTGCACGACGCGGCCGCGAACAATGGCGAGAGCTACGACGGCAACGGCGTGGCCATTCAGCCGTTCGTCGAGGCCGTCCGCAATGCCCTGGGCGAACTGGGTGGCACGACCCTGGTCGTGACCACGTTTGATCTGAGCCACGTAGGCCCGATGTTCGGCGATCAGGTGCAGTTGCTTGGGGATTCCCAGGAGTCTCAGCAGGCGCGAAACCGCGTCGTCCAGCACGATCGCGACATGCTCGACCTGCTGGCCCAGGGCAAGCCCGAGGAAATGGTGGCCTCGATGGCCTGGCAGCAGAATCCCACGCGGTGGTCTTCGACCGGGCCGATCGTGGCGGGCATGGGCATCACCGCACCCAGCAAGGCCCGCGTGCTGCACTACCAGGGCGCCATCGATCAGAACGGGCACATGCTGGTGTCGATGATCGCCGGCGTGATCGAATCGGCGGGCGAGTAA
- the pilM gene encoding type IV pilus assembly protein PilM, with the protein MATSNACWGIEVGAGGIKAVKLVLDGEGVRVAEFAVMPHKRVLSTPELNQDDAIRLALGAFVNQYDLSKARVAVSVPGHAAFARFAKLPPVEPKQIPKIVRFEAEQQIPFSLDEVEWDFQTFRSPDSPDVEVGIFAATKERIRQQLQLYDDYGIVPDIVTLSPIAVYNAMAYDLVFDERTPGTVIVDVGTTSTDLIIAEAGRVWVRTFPLGGHNFTQEIVDKFSVSYPKAEKIKREVHKSKSARHVLQALRPIFSDLGQEIQRSIGYYQSLHSDSDLQRVIGVGATFELQGIRKALQQQVQLTVYTVEEFKRAKFDGADEATLGQSAGQLMTAYGLALQGLEYATLEANLMPAAVVREAVWRRKTPWFAAAAGLGLVAGAAMFIRPFMDQAAVDAYPQPPVIQQVLSRGESLKSEASGVVGSQAVDRTLSNLVALADGREVYASLVNDVALMLERANTVAAGDASVTLDGPAVHVQSLETQYTGTADPNVDPYSGRSSQDTAPENPQISVKLVGYTDHPRASDFIVDSIDRWLRTNQERQGAPYKLVLPTTTWRITQQVGATGEGPEQSGGVMTPPGEREREATRPTRGGRPGQARPPRGRESGGGVIQTGQSEPTPLPTDTDPGMSGAPGGLGDLSNLYPIPRPDQSVPAGKTRSFFEVNWVIELVDEQEGESR; encoded by the coding sequence ATGGCGACATCGAACGCGTGCTGGGGCATCGAGGTTGGCGCTGGCGGAATCAAGGCCGTCAAGCTGGTGCTGGACGGCGAGGGCGTACGGGTGGCCGAATTCGCGGTCATGCCCCACAAGCGGGTGCTGTCGACGCCTGAGCTGAATCAGGACGACGCAATCCGACTGGCGCTGGGCGCCTTCGTGAACCAGTATGACCTGAGCAAGGCGCGTGTGGCCGTCAGCGTGCCCGGGCACGCCGCGTTTGCGCGGTTCGCCAAGCTGCCGCCGGTCGAGCCCAAGCAGATTCCCAAGATCGTGCGGTTCGAGGCCGAGCAGCAGATCCCCTTCTCGCTCGACGAGGTGGAGTGGGACTTCCAGACCTTCCGCTCGCCCGATTCGCCCGACGTGGAAGTCGGCATCTTCGCGGCCACGAAGGAACGCATCCGCCAGCAGTTGCAGTTGTACGACGACTACGGCATCGTTCCCGACATCGTGACGCTCAGCCCCATCGCCGTGTACAACGCCATGGCGTATGACCTGGTGTTCGACGAGCGGACCCCCGGCACGGTGATTGTCGACGTGGGCACGACGTCCACCGACCTGATCATCGCCGAGGCCGGTCGCGTCTGGGTGCGCACGTTCCCGCTGGGCGGGCACAACTTCACGCAGGAGATCGTCGACAAGTTCAGCGTGAGCTACCCCAAGGCCGAAAAGATCAAGCGCGAGGTGCACAAGAGCAAGAGCGCTCGCCACGTGCTCCAGGCTTTGCGGCCCATCTTCAGCGACCTGGGTCAGGAGATCCAGCGCTCGATCGGATACTACCAGTCGCTCCACAGCGATTCGGACCTGCAGCGCGTCATCGGCGTGGGCGCCACGTTCGAGTTGCAGGGCATCCGCAAGGCGCTCCAGCAGCAGGTGCAGCTGACCGTCTACACCGTCGAGGAGTTCAAGCGGGCCAAGTTCGACGGTGCCGACGAGGCAACGCTCGGCCAGAGCGCGGGCCAGTTGATGACCGCCTATGGCCTGGCACTCCAGGGGCTCGAGTACGCCACGCTGGAAGCCAACCTCATGCCGGCGGCGGTCGTGCGCGAGGCCGTGTGGCGCCGCAAGACGCCGTGGTTCGCCGCGGCCGCGGGCCTGGGTCTGGTGGCCGGGGCGGCGATGTTCATCCGCCCGTTCATGGATCAGGCCGCCGTCGACGCGTATCCGCAGCCGCCGGTGATCCAGCAGGTCCTCTCGCGCGGCGAGAGCCTCAAGAGCGAGGCCTCGGGCGTCGTGGGCAGCCAGGCGGTCGATCGCACGCTGTCGAACCTGGTCGCCCTGGCCGATGGGCGCGAGGTCTACGCGTCGCTGGTCAACGACGTCGCCCTCATGCTCGAGCGAGCCAATACGGTGGCGGCGGGCGATGCGAGCGTAACCCTCGATGGTCCGGCCGTGCACGTGCAGAGCCTCGAGACGCAATACACCGGGACGGCCGATCCGAATGTTGATCCGTACTCGGGCCGTTCCTCGCAGGACACCGCGCCCGAGAATCCGCAGATCTCGGTAAAGCTCGTGGGCTACACCGACCACCCACGCGCCAGCGACTTCATCGTCGACTCGATCGATCGATGGCTGCGCACCAACCAGGAGCGTCAGGGCGCGCCGTACAAGCTGGTGCTGCCCACCACGACGTGGCGCATCACCCAGCAGGTCGGCGCAACGGGCGAGGGCCCCGAGCAGTCCGGCGGCGTGATGACGCCTCCGGGCGAACGCGAGCGCGAGGCCACGCGGCCCACGCGTGGCGGGCGTCCCGGTCAGGCGCGTCCTCCGCGCGGAAGAGAGTCCGGTGGGGGGGTCATCCAGACCGGCCAGAGCGAGCCCACGCCGCTGCCCACGGACACCGATCCGGGCATGAGCGGCGCACCGGGTGGCCTGGGTGACCTGTCGAACCTGTACCCCATTCCCCGGCCCGACCAGAGCGTGCCGGCGGGGAAGACGCGATCGTTCTTCGAAGTGAACTGGGTGATCGAGCTCGTGGACGAGCAGGAGGGCGAGTCGCGATGA
- the thiE gene encoding thiamine phosphate synthase — MAALERMFDANVNRACEGLRTLEDLARFVLDDGDLARCAKEARHSVRTAASSFGPRRLVAWRNTPEDVGTTISTPQEATRSNAGALAAAAGNRVAEALRACEEVAKTLGVQPLVFEATRYEVYEIQRRLVTALGGAAASQWPVCVLITEDLCRQPWQVVAEAACRGGAACLQLREKSLPDAELLARGRALVAIARPFGVAVVVNDRPDIAVLAGASGVHVGQGDLSVADVRKIGGDGLLVGVSCSTLEQARQAVRDGADYLGLGPMFRSGTKPKDTLSGPALVQAVAGDEGASRLPHLAISGIDAGNVGELVARGCRGIAVCGAVIGSDDPLAATRALVEVMAGATTTAAS, encoded by the coding sequence ATGGCCGCCCTCGAGCGCATGTTCGACGCCAACGTGAACCGCGCCTGCGAGGGCCTGCGGACGCTCGAGGATCTGGCCCGCTTCGTCCTCGACGACGGCGACCTCGCGCGGTGCGCCAAGGAGGCCCGTCATTCCGTGCGCACCGCCGCCTCGTCCTTCGGCCCCCGCCGTCTGGTCGCCTGGCGGAACACGCCCGAAGACGTCGGCACCACGATCTCCACCCCGCAAGAGGCCACTCGATCGAACGCCGGAGCCTTGGCCGCGGCCGCGGGAAACCGTGTTGCCGAAGCGCTGCGTGCCTGCGAAGAAGTCGCCAAAACGCTTGGCGTACAGCCGCTTGTCTTCGAAGCCACGCGGTACGAGGTCTACGAGATCCAGCGCCGGCTCGTCACGGCACTGGGCGGCGCGGCGGCCTCGCAATGGCCGGTCTGCGTACTCATCACCGAAGACCTGTGCCGTCAACCCTGGCAAGTCGTGGCCGAAGCGGCCTGCCGGGGCGGTGCGGCGTGCCTGCAACTTCGAGAGAAGAGCCTGCCCGATGCCGAGCTGCTGGCTCGGGGTCGCGCTCTCGTCGCGATCGCCCGGCCCTTTGGCGTAGCGGTCGTGGTGAATGATCGACCCGACATCGCAGTGCTGGCGGGGGCGTCGGGCGTCCACGTGGGCCAGGGGGACCTGAGTGTCGCCGACGTGCGGAAGATCGGTGGCGATGGCTTGCTGGTGGGTGTGTCGTGCTCGACGCTCGAGCAAGCCAGGCAGGCCGTTCGGGATGGTGCAGACTACCTCGGCCTGGGGCCGATGTTCCGGTCGGGTACGAAGCCCAAGGACACGCTCAGCGGTCCTGCCCTCGTACAGGCCGTGGCGGGCGATGAAGGAGCGTCGCGGCTGCCCCACCTGGCCATCAGCGGTATTGATGCGGGCAACGTGGGTGAGTTGGTGGCTCGTGGATGCCGGGGCATCGCCGTGTGCGGCGCGGTGATTGGGTCGGACGATCCGCTGGCGGCCACCCGAGCACTCGTCGAAGTGATGGCGGGGGCAACCACGACCGCTGCGTCCTGA
- a CDS encoding pitrilysin family protein gives MAISFQERVLSNGIRLIGEVDPDAHSAAAGFFVRTGARDEPAEAMGVSHFLEHMMFKGTKDLTAEALNTAMDDLGASNNAYTSAELTCFYAHTLPEALPEAAKLLGRMMRPALREDDFETERGVILEEIAMYDDNPFWVLLENASERHYKGHPLGHRVLGTKEIIAGIPVATMREYFESRYTAEATVVALAGALDMDEVAAELEGLDGKWTHGDPPPRGPAPESGGGRFELRRESVSRGYIIALWPAPAIQDELRHAARLLAQVLGSPGNSRLHWALVEPGFADEAAASYMGQDGAGEFIVYASGDPDNLGQIEEIIGRELASVVDELTERDLERLRAKAATAVTVGGERPSDRMQRLGARWTLLGEYLPLEEELEQIRSVTLDDLRAVASAYPLKPTTTGTLRPA, from the coding sequence ATGGCGATCTCATTCCAGGAACGCGTGCTGAGCAACGGCATCCGGCTGATCGGCGAGGTTGACCCCGACGCCCACAGCGCGGCAGCGGGCTTTTTCGTGCGTACGGGCGCCCGCGACGAGCCGGCCGAGGCAATGGGCGTGAGCCACTTTCTTGAGCACATGATGTTCAAGGGCACGAAGGACCTGACGGCCGAGGCGCTCAATACCGCAATGGACGATCTTGGCGCCAGCAACAATGCATATACCTCGGCCGAGCTCACCTGCTTCTATGCGCACACGCTGCCCGAGGCTTTGCCCGAAGCGGCCAAGCTGCTGGGGCGCATGATGCGGCCCGCCCTGCGAGAAGACGACTTCGAGACCGAGCGCGGCGTAATCCTGGAAGAGATTGCGATGTACGACGACAACCCGTTCTGGGTGTTGCTCGAGAACGCCAGCGAGCGGCACTACAAGGGCCACCCGCTGGGCCACCGCGTGCTTGGTACCAAGGAGATCATCGCCGGCATCCCCGTCGCGACGATGCGCGAGTACTTCGAGTCGCGGTACACCGCCGAGGCGACCGTCGTCGCGCTGGCCGGGGCGCTCGACATGGACGAGGTCGCCGCCGAGTTGGAGGGACTCGACGGCAAATGGACGCACGGAGATCCGCCGCCGCGAGGCCCGGCGCCCGAGAGCGGCGGGGGGCGGTTCGAGCTCAGGCGTGAGAGCGTTTCGCGCGGCTACATCATCGCATTGTGGCCTGCGCCGGCGATCCAGGACGAGTTGCGCCACGCGGCGCGGTTGCTCGCCCAGGTGCTGGGTTCGCCGGGCAATAGCCGCCTGCATTGGGCGCTGGTCGAGCCCGGCTTCGCCGACGAGGCGGCCGCCTCGTATATGGGGCAGGACGGCGCCGGTGAATTCATCGTGTACGCCAGCGGCGACCCAGACAACCTCGGCCAGATCGAGGAGATCATCGGACGCGAGCTTGCAAGCGTCGTGGACGAGTTGACCGAGCGGGATCTCGAGCGGCTTCGCGCCAAGGCGGCCACGGCGGTCACCGTCGGCGGCGAACGCCCGTCGGATCGCATGCAGCGCCTGGGCGCGCGGTGGACCCTGCTTGGCGAGTATTTGCCGCTCGAAGAAGAGCTCGAGCAGATTCGCTCGGTGACGCTCGACGACCTGCGCGCCGTTGCCAGCGCGTATCCGTTGAAGCCCACGACGACCGGGACACTCCGGCCCGCGTGA
- a CDS encoding HDOD domain-containing protein, with translation MDSFAIEEILSCDSLPSLPATAVRVLELSQDPDCTVNELAETIRFDQGLAAKILKTVNSSFFGLRTKCGTIDKALVVLGLRELRNLALGFSLVPAMEAAYTDGFDPVDYWRRGIYSAVAAKFIAQRVARDVADEAFLGGLLQDIGVMAMLQALGKPYEDVLKTSATDHRRLAAAELRAFDMQHPEVGALLARKWQLPDELSVPIRFHERPTAAPSDLREVVGCVSLGNAIHQCLTYDDKAACFQRLYDQAQRSFGMDQATCDELLSQTATAAKEVSRLFELDTGESVDPAKLLEKAAELQSKPATDQDRLSHGSVSAVIRDGDLVDPITGAMTRLAIERQLEAAFEAGKKDRSPVSLAIIRLDGFAELVQNEGLEAGDVQAMEITDSLNELAATLEHARVGSFDDATSVLLTTSPLATLTKALTKWRQSFKSPKRPTTSAGLTSCEGDGYDVFTKSKQILAIAYRAMEAASNAGGDGMRTFQPGNDKQAA, from the coding sequence ATGGACTCGTTCGCGATCGAGGAAATCCTCTCGTGCGACTCGCTCCCCTCGCTGCCGGCAACGGCGGTGAGGGTACTGGAATTGAGCCAGGACCCCGACTGCACCGTGAACGAACTGGCCGAGACCATTCGCTTCGACCAGGGCCTTGCCGCCAAGATCCTCAAGACCGTCAACTCCAGCTTCTTCGGCCTGCGCACCAAGTGCGGCACGATCGACAAGGCGCTGGTCGTGCTGGGTTTGCGCGAGCTGCGCAACCTCGCCCTGGGCTTTTCGCTGGTGCCCGCCATGGAGGCGGCCTACACCGACGGGTTCGACCCCGTGGACTACTGGCGGCGGGGAATCTACTCGGCCGTGGCGGCCAAGTTCATCGCTCAGCGGGTCGCACGCGACGTCGCGGACGAGGCTTTTCTCGGCGGGCTGCTCCAGGACATCGGCGTGATGGCCATGCTCCAGGCGCTGGGCAAGCCCTACGAGGACGTATTGAAGACCTCGGCCACGGACCATCGCCGCCTCGCCGCCGCCGAGTTACGCGCCTTCGACATGCAGCATCCCGAGGTCGGCGCCCTGCTGGCACGCAAGTGGCAGCTTCCCGATGAGCTCAGCGTGCCCATCCGCTTCCACGAGCGCCCGACGGCGGCACCCAGCGATCTCCGCGAGGTGGTCGGCTGCGTGTCGCTGGGCAACGCCATCCACCAGTGCCTCACCTATGACGACAAGGCCGCGTGCTTCCAGCGCCTCTATGACCAGGCCCAGCGGTCATTCGGGATGGATCAGGCCACCTGCGACGAGTTGCTCAGTCAGACCGCCACGGCGGCCAAGGAAGTCTCTCGCCTCTTCGAGCTGGACACCGGCGAGTCGGTCGATCCGGCAAAGCTCCTGGAGAAGGCCGCCGAGCTTCAATCAAAGCCGGCCACTGATCAGGACCGGCTGAGTCACGGCTCGGTCTCGGCTGTCATCCGCGACGGCGACCTGGTCGATCCGATCACCGGTGCCATGACGCGTCTGGCCATCGAGCGTCAGCTCGAAGCCGCGTTCGAAGCGGGCAAGAAGGATCGCAGTCCGGTCAGTCTTGCCATCATCCGGCTGGACGGCTTTGCCGAACTCGTTCAGAACGAGGGCCTCGAGGCGGGCGACGTCCAAGCGATGGAGATCACCGACTCGCTCAACGAACTGGCCGCCACGCTCGAACACGCCCGCGTAGGCAGCTTCGACGACGCGACTTCGGTGCTCCTGACCACCTCGCCGCTGGCCACGCTGACCAAGGCACTGACCAAGTGGCGGCAATCATTCAAGAGTCCCAAACGCCCCACGACCAGCGCCGGCCTTACGAGTTGCGAAGGCGACGGCTACGACGTGTTCACCAAGTCGAAGCAGATCCTGGCGATTGCATACCGCGCCATGGAAGCCGCGAGCAACGCCGGCGGCGACGGCATGCGCACCTTCCAGCCCGGCAACGACAAGCAAGCCGCGTAA
- the recO gene encoding DNA repair protein RecO translates to MPPIHDDAICLRHSEWSETSQHVTLLCREHGLVRGLARGSRRERSAFSGGFELLARGHVVFYEKPTRELANVTAWDLTATHGHLRRDLPSLWRAMYAIDLMQRALPVREPHPRSFDQLAELLAAQTIDMEALARFQWALLDEAGHKPDLGEFDQETVPAVVYFVPEAGRVEPDRPAAKGEAWPMRGQTLEALRSITNAQRPQIEPDEQTWTRSAAFLCVDWMWLLGRPIPSARAVFGSRIDRGE, encoded by the coding sequence ATGCCCCCCATCCACGACGATGCCATCTGCCTGCGCCACAGCGAGTGGAGCGAGACGAGCCAGCACGTGACGCTGCTCTGTCGCGAGCACGGGCTCGTGCGAGGGCTGGCCCGCGGATCGCGACGCGAACGCTCCGCTTTCTCGGGAGGCTTCGAGCTCCTCGCCCGCGGGCACGTGGTGTTCTACGAAAAGCCCACCAGAGAGCTTGCCAACGTCACCGCCTGGGACCTGACGGCCACCCACGGCCACCTGCGCCGCGATCTGCCGAGCCTGTGGCGGGCGATGTACGCAATCGACCTCATGCAGCGGGCGCTGCCGGTGCGGGAGCCGCACCCCCGCAGCTTCGACCAGCTTGCCGAACTGCTGGCCGCCCAGACCATCGACATGGAGGCGTTGGCCCGGTTCCAGTGGGCCTTGCTCGACGAGGCGGGCCACAAGCCCGACCTGGGTGAGTTTGACCAGGAGACCGTCCCGGCCGTGGTGTACTTCGTGCCCGAGGCCGGACGCGTCGAGCCAGACCGGCCCGCGGCCAAGGGCGAGGCATGGCCCATGCGGGGCCAGACGCTGGAAGCCCTGCGTTCGATAACCAACGCGCAACGTCCGCAAATCGAGCCGGACGAGCAGACCTGGACGCGTTCGGCGGCGTTTCTGTGCGTTGACTGGATGTGGCTGCTTGGGAGGCCGATACCTTCTGCGCGGGCCGTGTTCGGCAGCCGCATCGACCGCGGCGAGTAA